In Methanotorris formicicus Mc-S-70, a single genomic region encodes these proteins:
- a CDS encoding chorismate mutase: MNDAKTQLEAIRKRIDEIDEELIKLMAKRTNFARDIAMLKKSLNLPINDSEREKEVYEKTRKLCNKYKFDEEIGVKIIKILIEHNKDIQSKYLKE; encoded by the coding sequence ATGAATGATGCAAAGACACAACTCGAAGCCATTAGAAAACGAATTGATGAGATTGACGAGGAATTGATAAAACTAATGGCTAAGAGAACAAATTTTGCACGAGATATTGCCATGTTAAAAAAATCTTTAAACCTACCAATAAATGACAGTGAACGAGAAAAAGAAGTTTATGAAAAAACACGTAAATTATGCAATAAATACAAGTTTGATGAAGAAATTGGTGTAAAAATTATTAAAATACTCATTGAGCACAATAAAGACATACAGTCCAAATACCTAAAAGAATAA
- the cobS gene encoding adenosylcobinamide-GDP ribazoletransferase, whose translation MIENIRNLIAFMTRIPIGTENFNFEEIANYFFILPIIGLLIGGLGTLSAYILSYIFPSTIVGVVVVFFLLYIQGFHHVDGLADFGDAWMVMGSPKRKLDVMKDVYMGIGGLIFVFFVELISIFAIVYAIEFSVIYILIAEVCSRLGMLACACCGTPCSEGTGRYFVKKSDEKFVVVGLILTLLIVFPLTGKLGVLCVILAVLSGGYIARVANKHFRCVNGDVLGASNEITRMIVLLGIASYLYINQLSQPLYNLIQIL comes from the coding sequence ATGATTGAGAATATCAGAAATCTTATTGCCTTTATGACGAGGATACCTATAGGTACTGAAAATTTTAATTTTGAGGAAATAGCGAATTATTTCTTTATACTCCCAATAATTGGATTGCTTATTGGTGGACTTGGGACGTTGTCGGCTTATATTTTGAGTTATATTTTCCCATCAACCATTGTTGGTGTTGTTGTAGTGTTTTTTTTGCTCTACATACAGGGGTTTCATCATGTTGATGGTTTAGCAGATTTTGGAGATGCATGGATGGTTATGGGTTCTCCGAAGAGGAAGTTAGATGTTATGAAGGATGTTTATATGGGCATAGGAGGGTTAATTTTTGTATTTTTTGTGGAATTAATCTCTATATTTGCTATTGTTTATGCCATTGAATTTTCAGTAATTTATATCTTAATTGCTGAGGTTTGTTCAAGATTGGGGATGTTGGCATGTGCATGCTGTGGAACGCCATGTAGTGAGGGAACTGGGAGATATTTTGTGAAGAAGAGTGATGAGAAGTTTGTTGTTGTTGGATTGATATTGACTTTGCTTATAGTGTTCCCACTAACTGGAAAATTAGGGGTTTTATGTGTAATTTTAGCGGTACTAAGTGGGGGATATATAGCAAGAGTAGCAAATAAGCATTTTAGATGTGTTAATGGTGATGTTTTAGGGGCAAGTAATGAGATAACAAGGATGATTGTTTTACTCGGTATTGCATCTTATTTGTACATTAACCAATTATCTCAGCCCCTCTATAATCTAATTCAGATACTATAA
- a CDS encoding DUF4013 domain-containing protein, with protein MFFEDYIIEPLKYALSDTKKLFVGGVLSLVGMVSILFGVFLVILGIMPTIMPEDIIHLKVFGMTGVILGGAFSLIGFLCLLAISGYYMQIIKYTLEDKNELPEWENFLHMVKKGFLYAVGISILTILINIPSYLFTLVSAYNDSLIVSIIGDVISIICSLIAWLIIPLATVNFVAKDRFFAFFYFREIIKMMSFEYVGVLFAIVVMSFVIVILYILGLVAFTVVFWFVNKLLMIVIIAISILVFPFIDIFIRVFSNRAYAKYYKNLYHSQNDGENQKELK; from the coding sequence ATGTTTTTTGAGGATTATATAATAGAACCTTTAAAATATGCTCTATCTGATACAAAAAAATTGTTTGTTGGTGGGGTATTATCGTTAGTTGGTATGGTGAGTATTTTATTTGGGGTATTCTTAGTAATCTTGGGGATAATGCCCACTATTATGCCCGAAGATATTATTCATTTAAAAGTTTTTGGAATGACAGGGGTAATTTTGGGGGGAGCATTTAGTTTGATTGGATTTTTATGTTTATTGGCAATTTCTGGCTATTATATGCAGATAATTAAATATACGCTGGAAGATAAAAATGAACTTCCAGAATGGGAAAATTTTTTACACATGGTTAAGAAAGGGTTTTTGTATGCGGTAGGTATTTCAATACTCACTATATTAATAAATATCCCAAGTTATCTATTTACCCTAGTTAGTGCATATAATGACTCATTGATAGTTTCTATAATTGGCGATGTAATCTCCATAATATGTTCCCTAATTGCATGGTTAATAATCCCACTGGCGACAGTTAATTTTGTAGCAAAGGACAGATTTTTTGCATTTTTTTATTTTAGAGAAATAATAAAGATGATGTCCTTTGAATATGTAGGTGTTTTATTTGCAATAGTTGTTATGTCATTTGTAATTGTGATTTTATACATATTGGGTTTGGTGGCGTTTACTGTAGTATTTTGGTTTGTCAATAAATTATTGATGATTGTTATTATTGCCATATCTATTTTGGTATTTCCATTTATAGATATCTTTATAAGAGTGTTTTCAAATAGAGCATATGCAAAGTACTATAAAAATTTATACCATTCACAAAATGATGGAGAAAATCAAAAAGAATTAAAGTGA
- a CDS encoding cache domain-containing protein, translating to MSIRRIRSPLLKRVVLLCILGVIFSGLGVGGITLASFVEYIKEHMVEDVGNNLKLLKYVLENRKKEMGKYVYFYSEEMNKYDKEVIIQKINYYSSLENYDIFAWVDSNGNIIYDVHGNRGHICISNFVDVTGDYVVVNKDFMKTFGYENRCIDGKALLIMSVYPLKGGYLIAADVLNKNNKIFEGIKYSTYVDFTIFANNVRITTTIKNRSGMAIVGTMADPKVVKEVLIGGGTYEDIADINGKTYITRYEPLVDKNGHVVGMIATAINVDKFYEIINNLMIKILIIIIMVSAIVLIIVIGFMRGIVNKLDEYIELTITYMEKKNKK from the coding sequence ATGTCCATAAGAAGGATTCGATCCCCCTTATTAAAAAGAGTTGTGTTGTTATGTATTCTTGGTGTAATATTTAGTGGGTTGGGGGTTGGTGGTATTACTTTGGCATCATTTGTTGAATATATAAAAGAACACATGGTGGAGGACGTTGGAAACAATTTGAAGTTATTAAAGTATGTCCTTGAAAACAGAAAAAAAGAAATGGGGAAGTATGTATATTTTTATTCAGAAGAAATGAATAAATATGATAAAGAAGTTATTATACAAAAGATAAACTACTATAGTAGTTTGGAAAACTATGATATCTTTGCATGGGTTGATTCTAATGGAAATATAATCTATGATGTGCATGGAAATCGGGGGCACATATGTATCTCAAATTTCGTAGATGTTACTGGGGATTACGTTGTTGTGAATAAGGATTTTATGAAAACGTTTGGTTATGAGAATAGATGTATTGATGGTAAAGCCCTCCTTATAATGTCAGTTTATCCTTTAAAAGGAGGTTATCTAATAGCCGCTGATGTACTTAACAAAAATAACAAGATATTTGAGGGTATTAAATATTCAACGTATGTTGATTTTACAATATTTGCAAATAATGTGAGAATAACTACAACAATAAAAAATAGGAGTGGGATGGCGATTGTGGGAACTATGGCTGACCCTAAAGTGGTTAAGGAGGTGTTGATTGGGGGAGGGACATATGAAGATATTGCCGATATAAATGGAAAAACTTATATAACAAGATATGAACCATTAGTGGATAAAAACGGGCATGTTGTTGGTATGATAGCAACGGCAATTAATGTGGATAAATTTTATGAAATAATAAATAACTTAATGATAAAGATACTTATCATCATCATAATGGTTTCTGCGATAGTTTTGATAATAGTTATTGGATTTATGAGAGGTATTGTTAATAAGTTGGATGAATATATAGAGTTGACAATTACTTATATGGAAAAAAAGAATAAAAAATAA
- a CDS encoding TIGR02253 family HAD-type hydrolase has translation MIKGIFFDLDDTLYDSSSFVDIARREAIKSMIDAGLKTTEEEAYKILQKIIKDKGSNYGRHFDDLVKAVMGYYDPKIICMGIITYHNVKFALLRPYPDTIKTLIELKKMGLKLGVITDGITIKQWEKLIRLGIHPFFDVVVTSEEYGLGKPHLEFFEYGLKRMGLKAEEVVYVGDRVDRDIEPARELGMVTIRILKGKYKGMEGDSDYTVTKLPEIVSILKSLIK, from the coding sequence ATGATAAAAGGAATATTTTTTGATTTAGATGACACTCTATATGACTCTTCAAGTTTTGTCGATATAGCAAGGAGGGAGGCAATAAAATCCATGATAGATGCTGGTTTAAAAACTACTGAAGAGGAGGCATATAAAATCTTACAAAAAATTATAAAAGATAAAGGTTCAAATTACGGAAGGCATTTTGATGATTTAGTAAAGGCAGTTATGGGTTATTACGACCCAAAAATCATCTGCATGGGAATAATTACCTACCACAATGTAAAATTTGCTTTATTAAGGCCCTATCCGGATACGATAAAAACTTTGATAGAGTTAAAGAAAATGGGGTTGAAATTAGGAGTTATTACTGATGGAATAACAATAAAGCAGTGGGAAAAACTTATAAGGTTGGGAATTCATCCTTTTTTTGATGTGGTTGTTACATCAGAGGAATATGGGTTAGGTAAGCCGCATTTGGAATTTTTTGAATATGGGTTAAAGAGGATGGGATTGAAGGCAGAGGAAGTTGTTTATGTTGGAGATAGGGTTGATAGGGATATAGAACCTGCAAGAGAACTTGGAATGGTAACAATAAGAATTTTAAAAGGAAAATACAAAGGTATGGAAGGAGATAGTGATTATACAGTAACCAAATTGCCAGAAATAGTTAGTATATTAAAAAGTTTGATAAAATAA
- the dapA gene encoding 4-hydroxy-tetrahydrodipicolinate synthase yields the protein MRGVFPAIVTPFKNGEIDFDGLEKNINFLIENGVSGVVSVGTTGESPTLSHDEHKKVVEKVVEIVDGRVKVIAGAGSNSTKEAVELSQFAEDVGADAVLSITPYYNKPTQEGLKKHFGTIAESINLPIVLYNVPSRTSVNLEPKTVKYLAEEYSNITAIKEANPNLSQVSEIVNECDITVLSGNDELTLPIISLGGKGVISVIANIVPKEFVEMVDFALNGNFDKAREIHYKLFPLMKVMFIETNPIPIKTAMNILGMPSGELRLPLCEMKEENKKKLEEVLRDLGLLK from the coding sequence ATGCGAGGGGTTTTTCCTGCAATTGTAACCCCATTTAAAAATGGGGAAATTGATTTTGACGGCTTAGAGAAAAACATAAATTTTTTAATAGAAAATGGCGTTAGTGGAGTCGTATCCGTTGGAACAACGGGAGAATCCCCTACGCTATCCCATGATGAGCATAAAAAGGTTGTAGAAAAAGTTGTTGAGATTGTTGATGGAAGGGTAAAGGTCATTGCAGGAGCAGGCTCAAACTCCACAAAGGAGGCAGTTGAACTTTCACAATTTGCAGAGGATGTTGGGGCAGATGCAGTATTGTCAATAACCCCCTACTACAACAAACCTACCCAAGAAGGATTAAAGAAACATTTTGGAACTATTGCAGAGAGCATTAACTTGCCAATAGTTCTCTACAACGTTCCATCAAGGACATCAGTGAATTTAGAACCAAAAACAGTAAAATACTTAGCAGAAGAATACAGTAACATAACAGCAATAAAAGAGGCAAACCCAAACCTCTCACAAGTATCAGAGATTGTAAACGAATGTGATATAACAGTATTATCTGGAAACGATGAACTCACCTTGCCAATTATTTCCCTTGGAGGTAAGGGAGTTATTAGTGTTATAGCAAACATCGTCCCAAAAGAGTTTGTTGAGATGGTTGATTTTGCTTTAAACGGGAACTTTGACAAGGCAAGGGAGATACACTATAAGTTATTCCCATTAATGAAGGTTATGTTCATTGAAACCAACCCAATCCCAATAAAAACTGCTATGAATATACTTGGAATGCCTTCTGGAGAGTTGAGGTTGCCTCTTTGTGAAATGAAAGAGGAGAATAAGAAGAAGTTGGAAGAAGTTTTGAGAGACCTTGGTCTTTTGAAATAA
- a CDS encoding shikimate kinase, protein MKATAVASASGTIINAIATGNGSAFGINLKVKATVELFDDGKNNIEGVVKDNPKVKPNLIKRCVKNVLDYFGLNYSAKVITETQIPIKSGLSSSSATSNAVVLATFGALGERIDDELILNLGIKSSFDEKLTVTGAYDDATASYYGGITVTDNIKRKILKRDKFKDDLKVLILIPNLKKNVDVSRMKLLKDYVEVAFNECLIGNYYRALFLNGILYASALNFPTSIAIDAIENSAVTSGLSGTGPSYIALCYEEDVEKVKKALEKYGMVIVSELDYRGAEIIG, encoded by the coding sequence ATGAAAGCAACTGCTGTAGCGTCTGCATCAGGGACAATCATAAATGCCATAGCAACAGGAAACGGCTCAGCATTTGGAATAAACTTAAAGGTTAAAGCAACGGTTGAACTTTTTGATGATGGGAAAAATAATATTGAAGGAGTTGTTAAAGATAATCCAAAAGTTAAGCCAAATTTAATTAAAAGATGCGTAAAGAATGTTTTAGATTATTTTGGACTAAATTACTCTGCAAAAGTTATAACAGAGACACAAATCCCAATAAAATCAGGTTTAAGTAGTAGTAGTGCAACATCAAACGCCGTTGTTTTGGCAACATTTGGTGCTTTAGGAGAGAGGATAGATGATGAATTAATTTTAAATTTAGGGATAAAATCATCCTTTGATGAAAAACTAACTGTTACTGGTGCTTATGATGATGCTACTGCATCTTACTATGGGGGAATTACAGTAACAGATAATATTAAAAGAAAAATTCTAAAAAGAGACAAATTTAAGGATGATTTGAAGGTTTTAATTTTAATCCCAAATCTAAAAAAGAACGTTGATGTAAGTAGGATGAAACTTTTAAAGGATTATGTTGAAGTTGCCTTCAATGAATGCCTAATTGGAAATTACTATAGAGCGTTATTTTTAAATGGGATTCTATATGCCTCTGCATTAAACTTCCCAACAAGCATTGCAATAGATGCAATAGAAAACAGCGCAGTAACATCCGGCCTCTCTGGAACTGGACCTTCATATATTGCATTGTGCTATGAAGAGGATGTTGAAAAGGTAAAAAAAGCCCTTGAAAAATACGGGATGGTTATAGTATCTGAATTAGATTATAGAGGGGCTGAGATAATTGGTTAA
- a CDS encoding RNA chaperone Hfq, producing the protein MMKQNKSRKPKQIQNFEYARRFVGKNVKIYMRNGEVLDAKVTGVSNYEIVVTVVKDNEIKNMLIFKHAVDYIEFEK; encoded by the coding sequence ATGATGAAGCAGAATAAGAGTAGGAAACCTAAGCAAATACAAAACTTTGAGTATGCAAGAAGGTTTGTTGGTAAGAATGTTAAGATATACATGAGAAATGGAGAAGTTTTAGATGCAAAAGTAACAGGTGTTTCAAACTACGAGATTGTGGTAACTGTGGTGAAGGATAACGAAATAAAAAACATGCTTATATTTAAGCATGCAGTTGACTACATAGAGTTTGAGAAATAA
- a CDS encoding energy-converting hydrogenase B subunit P: MPKMVLLPKLTMALGGYIRETAMPYGEDEVKPFPHRNVIVGNPTNEPIKIDVPAYDDEWVERHGRLGLIVVPVSENDDFVGLFKLVEEKVRRGGK; encoded by the coding sequence ATGCCTAAGATGGTACTCCTTCCAAAACTTACAATGGCACTTGGAGGTTATATCAGAGAAACTGCAATGCCGTATGGGGAAGATGAGGTAAAACCATTTCCACATAGGAATGTTATCGTAGGAAATCCAACAAATGAACCAATAAAAATAGATGTGCCTGCATATGATGATGAATGGGTTGAGAGGCATGGGAGATTGGGATTGATCGTTGTCCCTGTTTCAGAAAATGATGATTTCGTTGGATTGTTTAAGTTGGTCGAGGAAAAAGTGAGGAGGGGAGGAAAATAA
- a CDS encoding 30S ribosomal protein S17e, which produces MGRIRQTFIKRIGDELIEKHKDKFTTDFETNKKIVQEVALISTKRLRNRIAGYITHKMKQMNQ; this is translated from the coding sequence TTGGGAAGGATTAGGCAAACATTCATAAAAAGGATTGGAGATGAATTAATTGAAAAACACAAAGACAAATTTACAACAGATTTCGAAACCAACAAAAAAATCGTCCAAGAGGTTGCATTAATCTCTACAAAAAGATTAAGAAACAGAATTGCAGGATATATAACACATAAAATGAAACAAATGAACCAATAA
- the gatC gene encoding Asp-tRNA(Asn) amidotransferase subunit GatC, which yields MVNIEKIKKEADEIIEEFSKVLEGFELGEEETYYILDTKNVLRTDDEPSLDESFREDVLKIAPKTKDGYVVVEKGKWSN from the coding sequence ATGGTTAATATAGAAAAGATAAAAAAAGAGGCAGATGAAATTATTGAGGAATTTTCAAAGGTTCTCGAAGGTTTTGAATTGGGTGAAGAAGAAACCTACTACATCCTTGACACAAAAAATGTCTTAAGAACTGATGATGAACCATCCTTAGATGAAAGTTTTAGAGAGGATGTTTTAAAAATAGCACCAAAAACAAAAGATGGATATGTTGTTGTTGAAAAAGGTAAATGGAGTAACTAA
- the rpiA gene encoding ribose-5-phosphate isomerase RpiA, whose amino-acid sequence MENAKSLIAKEAVKLIDDGMVVGLGSGSTAGLFIMELGKRIQEEELTVFGVPTSFEARMLALQYGVPLVSLDEYDVDIAIDGADEVEKDTLYLIKGGGGCHTQEKIVDYSAKEFVVIVDESKIVNKLGEKYPIPVEVVPFAYSVVIKELINMGGNPTIRLGERKRGPVITDNGNMVIDVSMDVDDAEKLEKELNNIPGVVENGIFTKVDKVLVGTAKGVKTLKKKKK is encoded by the coding sequence ATGGAGAATGCAAAGTCATTGATTGCAAAAGAAGCGGTGAAATTGATAGACGATGGGATGGTTGTTGGTTTAGGCTCTGGTTCAACAGCAGGACTCTTTATTATGGAACTTGGTAAGAGAATACAGGAAGAAGAACTCACTGTTTTTGGAGTACCCACGTCATTTGAGGCAAGGATGCTGGCGTTGCAGTATGGGGTTCCTTTGGTTTCTCTCGATGAGTATGATGTGGATATAGCGATAGATGGAGCAGATGAGGTAGAAAAGGATACACTCTATTTGATAAAAGGCGGGGGAGGTTGTCACACACAAGAAAAGATTGTTGACTATTCTGCAAAGGAATTTGTCGTTATTGTTGATGAATCCAAAATTGTTAATAAATTAGGTGAGAAATATCCAATACCAGTAGAGGTTGTGCCTTTTGCCTATTCAGTGGTAATTAAAGAACTCATAAACATGGGTGGAAATCCAACAATAAGGTTGGGAGAGAGGAAAAGAGGGCCTGTAATCACCGATAATGGAAACATGGTTATAGATGTCAGTATGGATGTAGATGATGCTGAAAAACTTGAGAAGGAACTCAACAACATCCCGGGAGTTGTTGAAAACGGTATATTCACAAAAGTGGATAAAGTTTTGGTTGGAACTGCAAAGGGTGTAAAGACATTAAAAAAGAAGAAAAAATAA
- a CDS encoding 2-isopropylmalate synthase gives MKVRIFDTTLRDGEQTPGVSLTSNEKLEIAIKLDELGVDVIEAGSAITSKGEREGIKLITRENLNAEICSFVRALPVDIDAALECDVDSVHLVIPTSDIHMKYKLKKTPQETMECAINAVEYAKDHGLIVELSAEDATRSDVNFLIGLFNKGIESGANRVCVCDTVGVLTPEKSIELFKTLSENIKVPISVHCHNDFGMATANTVCAIRGGAVQCHVTVNGVGERAGNASLEEVVMALQVLYGYETNIKTEKLYETSRIVSRLMKLPVPPNKAIVGDNAFAHEAGIHVDGLIKNTQTYEPIQPELVGNKRRIILGKHSGRAALKYKLDLMGIEITDKQLNEIYERVKHFGDLGKYISDVDLKAIISEVTGSHAEEKIKLDELTVVSGNKITPIASVKLHFAGEDRHLIETSYGVGPVDAAINAVKRAISGVADVRLEEYRVEAMSGGTDALIEVVVKLRRGCEVVEVRKSHGDIIMASVLAVMEGINMLL, from the coding sequence ATGAAGGTTAGGATATTCGACACAACTTTGAGAGATGGAGAACAAACACCAGGGGTTTCACTAACTTCAAATGAAAAATTGGAGATAGCAATAAAGTTGGATGAATTGGGAGTTGATGTTATAGAGGCGGGAAGTGCTATAACATCAAAAGGGGAGAGAGAAGGTATTAAGTTAATTACAAGAGAAAATTTAAACGCTGAAATTTGCTCGTTTGTCAGGGCATTGCCAGTGGATATAGATGCTGCATTGGAGTGTGATGTGGATAGTGTTCATTTGGTAATCCCAACATCAGATATACATATGAAATATAAACTCAAAAAAACACCTCAAGAAACAATGGAATGTGCTATAAATGCTGTTGAATATGCAAAAGACCATGGGTTGATTGTGGAACTTTCAGCAGAGGATGCAACAAGAAGTGATGTGAATTTCTTAATTGGGTTGTTTAACAAAGGTATAGAATCTGGAGCAAATAGGGTTTGTGTGTGCGATACAGTTGGGGTTCTAACTCCAGAAAAATCCATAGAACTTTTTAAAACATTAAGTGAGAATATAAAAGTTCCAATTTCAGTGCACTGCCACAACGATTTTGGAATGGCTACTGCAAATACAGTTTGTGCTATTAGAGGAGGAGCGGTTCAATGCCATGTTACTGTTAATGGAGTTGGAGAGAGAGCAGGAAATGCGTCATTAGAAGAGGTAGTTATGGCATTGCAGGTTTTGTATGGTTATGAAACAAATATAAAAACAGAAAAACTCTATGAAACATCAAGAATAGTCTCAAGATTAATGAAACTACCAGTTCCTCCAAATAAAGCAATAGTTGGGGATAATGCATTTGCTCATGAGGCAGGAATACACGTTGATGGGTTGATAAAGAACACTCAAACCTATGAACCCATTCAGCCAGAACTTGTTGGTAATAAAAGGAGAATCATCCTTGGAAAGCATAGCGGAAGAGCAGCGTTGAAATATAAACTTGACTTGATGGGGATAGAGATAACTGATAAGCAATTAAATGAAATATATGAGAGGGTTAAGCACTTTGGGGATTTAGGGAAGTATATATCTGATGTTGATTTAAAGGCAATAATCAGTGAAGTGACTGGAAGCCATGCAGAGGAGAAAATAAAATTGGATGAATTAACTGTTGTATCTGGAAACAAAATAACGCCAATAGCATCTGTAAAATTGCACTTTGCTGGAGAAGATAGGCATTTAATAGAAACATCTTATGGAGTTGGGCCAGTGGATGCTGCAATAAATGCAGTGAAGAGGGCAATAAGTGGGGTTGCAGATGTAAGGTTGGAAGAATATAGGGTTGAGGCAATGAGTGGAGGAACTGATGCGTTGATAGAGGTTGTTGTTAAGTTGAGAAGAGGTTGTGAAGTTGTAGAGGTTAGAAAATCCCATGGGGATATTATAATGGCATCAGTTCTGGCAGTTATGGAAGGAATAAACATGCTACTATAA
- a CDS encoding aspartate kinase translates to MVVVMKFGGTSVGDGKRIRHVANIVINKKQKENKDIVVVVSAMSQVTNSLVDISKEALDVKDIERINKFIKDTKEKHYKAIEDAIKSEEIRNEVKKIIDERIGELEKVLMGVAYLGELTPKSKDYILSFGERLSAPILSGAIKDLGEKSLSLTGGEAGIITDDNFGCAKVLKLEVKEKLMPLLEKNYIPVVTGFIASTEDGRITTFGRGGSDYSAAIIGYGLDAEVVEIWTDVSGILTTDPKIVKNARRIPKISYIEAMELAYFGAKVLHPRTIEPVMEKSIPILVKNTFEPENEGTLITNDLEMSNSIVKAITTIKNVALINIFGAGMVGVSGTAARIFKALGKANANVILISQGSSETNISIVVDADDVERSVYELKKEFNNSGLIRDINIDENVCVISVVGAGMRGSKGIAGKLFTAVAVSGANIKMIAQGSSEVNISFVIDEKDLIPCVKKLHGIFIENVE, encoded by the coding sequence ATGGTAGTGGTAATGAAATTTGGTGGAACATCCGTAGGAGATGGAAAAAGGATAAGACATGTTGCAAATATAGTAATAAACAAAAAACAGAAAGAGAATAAGGATATAGTTGTAGTGGTTTCTGCAATGAGTCAAGTTACAAACTCATTGGTGGATATTTCAAAGGAGGCTTTAGATGTAAAAGATATTGAAAGGATAAACAAATTCATAAAAGATACAAAGGAAAAACACTACAAGGCAATTGAAGATGCAATAAAAAGTGAAGAAATTAGAAATGAAGTAAAAAAAATAATAGATGAGAGAATAGGTGAATTAGAAAAGGTTTTAATGGGTGTTGCTTATTTGGGAGAATTGACTCCAAAATCAAAGGACTACATCTTATCATTTGGTGAGAGGTTATCTGCCCCAATATTGAGTGGAGCAATTAAGGATTTGGGAGAAAAATCTTTATCTTTAACTGGTGGAGAAGCGGGAATTATAACTGATGATAATTTTGGATGTGCAAAGGTTTTAAAATTGGAAGTAAAAGAAAAACTCATGCCGTTATTAGAGAAGAACTACATTCCAGTTGTAACTGGTTTCATTGCATCCACTGAGGATGGAAGGATTACCACATTTGGCAGAGGTGGAAGTGACTACTCAGCGGCAATTATTGGATATGGATTGGATGCAGAGGTTGTTGAGATATGGACTGATGTTAGTGGTATCTTAACAACCGACCCAAAAATTGTCAAAAATGCAAGGAGGATCCCAAAAATTTCATACATTGAGGCAATGGAATTGGCATACTTTGGAGCAAAGGTTCTGCATCCAAGGACTATTGAGCCAGTAATGGAAAAGAGTATTCCAATATTGGTAAAGAATACATTTGAGCCAGAAAATGAAGGGACTTTAATAACCAACGACTTAGAGATGAGTAACAGTATCGTTAAAGCAATAACAACAATAAAAAATGTTGCATTGATTAATATCTTTGGTGCTGGGATGGTTGGCGTTAGTGGCACAGCAGCAAGGATATTTAAGGCATTAGGCAAAGCAAATGCAAACGTAATTTTAATCTCCCAAGGTTCATCTGAAACAAATATATCCATTGTTGTTGATGCAGATGATGTTGAGAGGAGTGTCTATGAATTAAAGAAGGAATTTAACAACTCTGGACTTATAAGGGACATTAACATAGATGAGAACGTATGTGTTATTTCTGTTGTAGGAGCAGGGATGAGAGGTTCAAAGGGCATTGCTGGAAAGTTATTTACTGCTGTTGCTGTGAGTGGGGCAAATATAAAGATGATTGCTCAAGGTTCATCAGAAGTCAATATTTCATTTGTTATTGATGAGAAAGACCTGATTCCATGTGTTAAAAAATTGCATGGGATATTTATTGAAAATGTAGAATAA